The following are from one region of the Aquila chrysaetos chrysaetos chromosome 23, bAquChr1.4, whole genome shotgun sequence genome:
- the TXNDC9 gene encoding thioredoxin domain-containing protein 9, translating to MAADSSVEILQKVLENEILQTAKVVEEHLDAEMQKLDQMDEDELECLKQRRLEALKKAQQQKQEWLSKGHGEYREIPSERDFFQEVKESKNVVCHFYRDTTFRCQIMDKHLTVLAKKHVETKFLKLNAEKSPFLCERLRIKVIPTLALLKDGKTQDYIVGFTDLGNTDDFTTETLEWRLGCAAIINYSGNLMDPPFQSQKKFGTSFTKLDKKTIRGKKYDSDSDDD from the exons ATGGCTGCTGATAGCTCTgttgaaatacttcagaaagtTCTGGAGAATGAAATACTTCAGACTGCCAAGGTTGTGGAAGAACATCTGgatgctgaaatgcagaagttgGACCAAATGGATGAAGATGAATTGGAATGCCTTAAACAAAGGAGGCTTGAGGCACTAAAAAAGgcccagcagcagaaacaa GAGTGGCTTTCAAAAGGACATGGAGAATACAGAGAAATCCCAAGTGAGAGAGACTTTTTCCAAGAAgtcaaagaaagtaaaaatgtggTTTGCCATTTCTATAGAGATACAACGTTCAG GTGCCAAATAATGGACAAACATTTGACTGTATTGGCCAAAAAGCATGTTGAGACAAAATTCTTGaaattaaatgctgaaaaatctcctttcttGTGTGAGAGACTGCGCATCAAAGTAATTCCCACTCTAGCACTattaaaagatggaaaaacacaAGATTATATTGTGGGCTTTACTGATCTCGGTAACACTGATGACTTCACTACAGAGACCTTAGAATGGAGATTAGGCTGTGCAGCCATAATTAATTACag TGGAAACTTGATGGACCCACCTTTTCAAAGTCAAAAGAAATTTGGAACAAGCTTTACGAAGTTGGATAAAAAGACcatcagaggaaagaaatatgaTTCAGATTCTGATGATGACTAG